AGAATCTGTCTTGTCGGCCTCTTCTAGGACAAAATCATCTAGTGATTGGAATTACTTGTATGAATTAGGAAGCCATGTAATAAAAtgcaaaaaggaagaagagctTGAGACATGTAAGAAAAAATCAAAACCCCTTCCTTCTATATCTCTTCGTCCACATTGTGTTAATCTTTCAACCTTGTTAGGCCTTTCTTGGGCTCAAATCTCTGATAAGCCCGACCATATCCCATATGGCAATCTAGTCTTTACTCTCACAAACTTATCCATTTGCCAACAAGATCCCAATCCATCTTTATTACAACCAGATAGCAATCAGCTTGAAACCAATCTATTTTGAAAGCCACCAAGACCCATTTCCTAAAAGCCTAAACTCAAATCCTTAGCTAGACGTGGTTTGAATATTGAGCAGGTAAGTTTAAAGAAGGCTGTAGAAGGGGGGCCTCGGGTTTTATCTCTAGAGAGTTTATCATTGAGACAAAATGGGGACGAAAATACTATTGAGACTTTGGTGGCTAGCCAAATGCCACCAAAAGCACCATGACCACAATCTGTTGGAATTGTCAAGGGCTTGGGCAACCCTTGACAATGAAAGCTCTGAGGGAGCTCACTATTAAGTACAAGCctgattttatcttttaaaaaaaaatccttttcgGATAGATGGAAGAGGAGACGTGGGTTTCATAACTCATTTAATGTTGATTTGGTGGAGAGGTTAGGAGGTCTTGCTTTTTGGTGGAAGGAAGGAAAGAGTATTCATATATTGAATTCTTCAAGCTGATGGATTAATGCTATTATTCACCAAACTTCAGACGTGGTATGTCACTTTTGTTTATGGAAATCCAAATGTCCAAGGTCGAATTGCTTTTATTAACCAATTAAAACAGATGGCGATGAGTGTTGATATTCCATGGCTAGTCATGGGGGATTTCAATATATGTAGCTCTCAAGCGGATAAATGTGGTAATAGAGGTATCCATAGATCATCGGCCCATGCATATCTGGATTTTCTTTTTGACTATAATCTTGAGGAGATGAGTTATTCTGGGCAGAAGTATACGTGGTTGAATAAGCAAGATGGTAGAGCTCAAGTTATGGAAAGAATTGATAAAGCTTTATGTAATGGGGAATGGAGAAATTTGTTTAGCCACAGTCATCTGATGCACGAGAATCTTGTGGCCTCTGATCATAGGCCTCTAATCCTATTACAAAACAAACCTAGTTTTATAAGGAAGCCTTTTGTCTTTGATATTCGATGCTTAGAATCCCAAGATTGCTTCCCAGCTATCAGAGATAAATGGGATACATCTTCAAATAATTTTGTGAAAAAGCTATCTGAATGTCAATTAACAGTTGAAGCATGGTGTCGTGATCATCTGGAAAATTCTCGCAGGAGAATAGAAGTCTTATCTAAAAGACTGGACAAGCTTCTCTCTTCCCCTTCGGTAAATAATACTGATCAAGAGATAATAGCTATTCGAAGGCAGCTGCAAGACCTATGGGAGCTAGAGGAAAAGTATTGGTTCCAAAAGTCCAGAGTCAACTGGCTATCTTTTAAggataaaaatactaaattttttcaTGCAACTATGATGCAGAGGAGACATCGAAACTACATAGCTAAGATTAGAAGTATGGATGGCTTATGGCTTGATCAGCAAAGGGAAATACAACAAGAGGCTTTCATTTACTTCCAAAAACTTTATCAATCTAACACATCCTTTGGGTCAGATCAGGTCCTTGAAGCTATTCCTTCTTTAGTTTCTATTGATATGAACTAGAGTCTGACTGCTCCTTTCTCTGAGGAAGAAATAAAGCTTGCTGCTTTTTTTTATGGGTGCACATAGTGCACAGGTCTAGACAGGTTTCAAggtattttttatcaaaagttTTGGGatttaattaagattgatgTTGTGAAAATGGTGTAGGATTTTTATCACAATTGTGTTATTCTCAGCCAATTATCTAACATCCATTGCCTTATCCCAAAAGTGGCTTCCCCGCAATGTTTTGCAGATTTCAGGCCAATATCTCTATGCAACGTTGAGTATAAAATTATCTCGAAAGTTTTAGCAAATCATCTGAGACCGTGGCTTAAGGATATCATTTCCCCTCTGCAAGCAGTGTTTGTCCCTGATAGGAGCATACACGATAGACATTCAGAAGGCATGTAATTCTATTAAGTGGGACTTCCTGATGAGGGTTATGGACAAGATGGGCTTCTCAACCATGTGGATGAAGTGGATCTATTCTTGTATCTCAACAATGTAGTATGTTGTTATTGTCAATGGAGAGAAATCATCAGTGTTTCAACCTTCCTGTGGGATTAGGTAGGGTGATCCAATATCACCATATTTATTTCTTCTTGTGGTTGATGTTCTTTCTCGAATGATAGATCTAGCGGTGCAGAGGAATCTTTTAAGGGGCTTTCAAATTAGCAGTCCTAGACTATCACATCTTCTCTTTGCTGATGATAATATTCTATTTGGAGAAGTAACGGTTCAAGAAGCTTATCAGttgagaaatattttaaatgactATGGTGGGGCTTCTGGGCAGAGAATTAATATGTTAAAATCAGATGTAACTTTTAGTAGGAATACGGGTCCTCAAAGTCAACAAGATATATCCAGAATCTTGGAGATTAAAAATTCAGGTTCCCTTTCGCGATATCTTGGTCTCCCTATAGAATGGAGTAAATCAAAGAAGCAAGCTCTCCAATTCTTGAAGGAAAGAATTCAAAACAAACTCCAACGTTGGAGAAACAAGCTTTTGTCTTAAGCAGGAAAGGAGATATTAATTAGAGCTGTTGTTCAAGCCATACATTCTTACTTTATGTCTTCTTTTAAACTACCTGTAACTTTTATTCATGATATCCATATGATGGCTGCTCGCTTTTGGTGGAGTCAgtctaaagaaaaaaaaaatggaatacACTGGGTGAGTTGGAAGAAACTTTCTTGGAGTAAGAAAGTGGGGGGCTTGGTTTCAAAGATTTAAGTTTATTTAATAAAGCCATCCTAGCAAAACAAGCATGGCATATCATAAAAAATCCCCAATCTTTATGGGCAAGAATTATGAAAGGTATTTATTTCCCCTTCTCTTATTTTCTAGAAGCAAGAGTTGGACAACAAGCCTCTTGGGGTTGGAGAAGCCTTGTAGCAGGTAGAGAAGCAATAAGAGAAGGGATCCGTTGGAATATTACGTGACCAAGTTTTGTGAATGTTTAGTCTGAACCTTGGGTTCTTTCTTTATCTGGTTTCAAGATATCAAGTCTCAGACCTGAGAATAGTCTcattatgtatgttgttgatctaATCAATCCTTTTTCTCATCAATGGACCCCTATTATTTTAAGTGACTCTTTTTTCATCTGCAGAAAGCAATGTGACTCTCAAAATTCCTCTAGGAGAAGTTTATAAGGAACTTGAATATGTGCGACATCACTTTAAAGATAGGCAAGTGTTAGTAACGGTTGTATACTACCAGTTAAAGCTAAAGGAAAATATAGGGAGACAAGACCAATCCTCTTCGACTACTGCACCACCATCCTTTTGGAATTCTATATGGCAGATTCCCATTCCTCCTAAGGTTTGAACCTTTATTTGGAGAGTTTGCCATAATGTTTTAGCAACAGGGAAAATCTTTTACAAAGAAAATGTATGTCCAACCCCACATGTCCTTTATGTTCTAGTCCTGTGGAATCTCTAGAGCATGTTCTCTTTTTTTGTCTCCATGCTAGGGCGACTTGGTTTGGGTCTAGATTGGGCTTCCTTCCGGATCCTCAGgggattttttcttttaaaacatgGTTGGTTAATTTTCAAAATCGGATAGGGCAAGGGAATTTGAAAGCTCTCATGCTGGTGTATTTACTCTGTTGGCAAATATGAAAAAGTCGTAATGCAATAATCTTCAAAACTATAAATCCTAATCCTATAATTTCTCGAGTTACTCGAAGTAGCAGCTTCGCAAAATCATTCTGAGTCCCTTTACAATTACAGTAATATTGTTTGGTGCTCTCTTGATCAATCTTCTTTTAAAGTAAATGTGGATGCTGCTTTTGATAGTGACAATTTTGTGACATGAGTTGATGTAATAATATGTAATTCTCAAGCTCAGTTTGTGGATGAATGTGCTATTTTCAATCAGGCTCTTTGACCTGTAGCAACTGAAGGTTAGGCATTAAGAATAGCAGCTGAAGGTCATGCATTAAGAATAACTATCAAATTTGTTATTACTAGAGATTATGCTCCTTATATTATTGAATCTTATTTAAATCGGATTGTtcatctctatctctctctaaGCTCTGTGTCTTGAAATTTAGAAACGTTTATTCATAATCTCGGTGCTCTATTGAGAAATAAAATCTTATATTAAAATCAGTCATACACATAGAAATgtaaatttttatgcaaattGAGTGATTAAGTCAATTAGAAattggatttttattttttcttcgagatcaatttcttttaaagaattgtaatttattagttaattcatGAATAAAGTTtggtttttaaaaaaaaaaagtataaaagGACAAAAAAGTGAGAACTAAGAGAGAGGGAGGCAGGGCATTTTGgatacaaaattaattttctgtCTTTCTCGATTAacgtaaaatataaatatatatttattttttttaattcagtaGAGGTGGGTGTACCTTTTGAGacgataatttatttattaagttcTTAAAATACTctatttaagaaataaaatctattaattttagttacaatttaataataaagcaatatagtatattagaaaaaaaattattaaccacATTTGAAAATAATGGTTGACATTTTTTGGAATGAAGAAAGGAATATtaactgataaaaaaaaattagaaaaattactatttattctccaaatttttaaaaaatttattaacttataaatattttaaaattatttattaaaatatttttatattttataacaaaCTATTTATTCATTctactaaataaattattaatcaatttattttaattttaattaaaatcttaattaaataaattaaaaatataaatatttaaaattataaacactaaataatataaatatttaaattggtcaataatttctttaaaaaatttaaaaattaattttataaatcacAGAAACATTTTAATCAAATAAGTTTGAAAGAAGAATAAAATagctattaattaataaaataattttggactaaatgattaataaaattaagggaaaattactttgtagtcctgagatttaacgtaattaacacttctatccctctattttggcgatccaacacttaagtccctcactttctcttccgtccaaattcgtagtccttccgtccatttaaaccgtttggtcaaaaagtcaaaggtgagatgtgataattttttccaaaaatgtcCTTCTCTCCATGTGAAAtcccagaagaagaagaagaaagaagaagaaagaagaagaaagaagaagaagaagaagaaagaagaagaagaaagaagaagaagaagaaagaagaagaaaaagaagaagaagaggaagaacttgcagaagaaggaagaagaagaagttgcagaaagaagaaagaagaaagaagaagaagaagctgcagaaagaagaaagaagaaagaagaaagaagaaagaagaagaagaagaacttgcagaagaaggaagaagaagaagaagttgcagaaagggtaggaagaggaagaggagaaagaagaagaagagggttaattttgtcaattcacgtgttccaaacggctattttggacggaaggactacgaatttggacagaaaagaaagtgagggacttaagtgttgggtcgccaaaatagagggacagaagtgttaattacgttaaacctcagggactataaagtaattttcccaaaaATTAAACATATAGGGAGTGGTTAATGTGCTTTTCAAAATAATATGACCAAATCACTAGTTTCACTATAATGCAAGGGCTAAATAGCAATAtttaccttttcttttcttactcTCTCAAGCATCTCTGCTTTTGGTTCCGTGCTATTAGGGTTTTAAAGAAGGGTTTCTATCTCCATATCACTTCCACTCTATCTCTCTCCCGATTGAAAATACTCTATTCCAGGAAGAGAAAGACGAAAGGCCATGGATAGATACACCAGGGTCGAAAAACCAAAGCCTGAGTCTCCGATAAACGAGAACGAGATCCGCATCACCTCCGGTGGTCCCGTCAGAAACTATATTAGCTATGCTACTTCCCTTCTTCAGGTACTcgtttctctttctctctatttttaagATGGTAATAAATGAGTGGATTTTGCTATTTTTGGGTTTTTGTCGCCTTTTTAGTGTTGTATTGGGTTGCCTTTTATAGGTTGTGATTTTGCTTTCTGCCAGATTATGCCTTGTTTGATTTCAAAGGTTTGTCCATATGCGTTATTGTAATGGTTTTTGAGTGATTTTGAGCATTTACTTATATTTCACATTGTCTTTGCTTTGGCATTGATTAGGTAGTGTGAGTTTTTCACTGATTCTTAGAGTGTAGTCTGTAATTATTGGGGATTTGGTGGGTTTTTGTAGGCCGGATTCAGGAGTCATTAGGACTTCTCTTCCATGGTTTTTGGTTGGTGATTGGATTTCTCTACAATGGCTGAATCGTTCTTTAGATTGTTTGCCATTTCATTCGGTgtgtttttttctttctttatccgTAAGTGGCATTCATTGGGATTACTAGCAAGCCTATATTTTGGATGAGGATTAGCTTTAGCTACTCTTATATGGAAGAAACCTTAGGAAAAAAGTAAACTTAGTTTTCCAGGAAATTTTGTTTCTGTTTGTTCTATATTCTCAATAATGGTGTATTAAACCTCTTCAACATAGTGGGTGAATAGTGACTTCTCTTTTGTACTTTGTGTTTTAGAATTTGATGCAATGTGAAATGGGTGGCTGGAAACTTGCATTAGACTATTGTAATGGCTCATTACATGCTGTAATATGTTTAGCACAATCCTAAAGATTTTTGTAGTGGAGTTGATTATCCTGATTAGAGGGTTATGCGTGGTTGATCAAAAGAGAAAATGTCCCACCACCAAAAAACAGGAAGactaagaaaaagaagaagaagaagaagaaaagagcaTCTGGAAATGCTAATTTTGACATGAGATATATTGAAAGTTTTATATGGTGAACATATTACATGAGTTTATCTATGAAAAACCAGTATAAATCCATTAAGaaatggattttgaaattcaaaaagaACTAGCATGGACATACTGTGAGAGTTGTGGAGATTAGGTCATGAATTGTTGCTGACGTAgagcattatttttttaatataattaatttgttttaGCTTCATTCTGCACATTGTGAAACTGTGATAGCCATTTATTATGTCCATATTCCATTTCTGGTTTATTTTCTTTGATTTGGATGACTTCTTACAATATTTCAGCAGCTGGTTTCACATGATCATAAATATTGCAATGGGTCAAATATTTTCCATCATATCTTTGCATGTTGTCCTTTTCCAATTTGATGAAATTCTGACACCATGcactgttatttttttttttatatatatatatatactaggaGAAACATGTAAGAGAGATTGTCTTGAAGGCAATGGGACAGGCAATTAGCAAGACAGTATCCATTTCAGAGGGTATAAAGGTTGGTATGCTCTTCAAGTTGACATTTTTAGAGAGAAATTggttttggggggggggggggggtgaaCATACTCTAACTTTTTGTCCTAATACAGAGAAGAAATCCTCGTTTGCATCAAGATACTGCCATCAGTTCAGTGAGCATAACTGATGTTTGGGAACCTATTGAAGAAGGTCTTTTACCGTAAGTTTTCGGAATTTGTTTTATAATTTCCAAACTTTTTTGTATGCATGTGGGTGTACAAATCTCGTGGTATCATATTGTAGACATCTTAGTAGTAAAATCTTGATGCAGTGTGGAACAGACTCGCCAAGTCTCAATGATCACAATCACCTTGTCATTCAGAGAGCTAAACAAAAACTCACCTGGGTAAGTccacttttgaattttttttttgacataTTGTTGTTTGCCAAACTCAGATTTGGGGAGTAAGATGTGATGGTTGGTTGTTCAACTGCATTTTTCAGAAGTCTTTTTCACTGTGCTTGTCAGCTGAGATTCATAATGGGATCATGACCTGATTTTTGTATCTTTCGGTGGACTGTACCAACAAATGCATGCTGTGCACACTGTTTGATGATGATCTAGTTGGATGATGCACTGTTGTTAGAAtcttacttattttttatttgattgaaTTTTTCACCCTAACAATTTGAATCTTAAATGTATCTTAATCGTGACGGAATCATACAATTCAAAactgaatcttacaatttgAATCTTAAATGTATCTTAATCGTGACAGAATCATACAATTCAAAACTGAATCTTATGATTCGATATGAATCTATCAATTGGGCCAATTTTTTTCTTGAGAATTGTTAGACCGTATAGCATCAAAATTTAACGTTTCACTTTAACTGTGCAAAGTGCACATAAAAACCCTTCTTTAGCCTTTTCTTTTCAGTagcctttctttttctctttcactttttctgttttcattttttttcttgttttattaatttacttCTCTAATTGTAATTCAACTTgctatcattttttattatttaattgtttgATTAAAGTTAAATGGGATTCTCATCACATGCACAATGATAATCATTGTCTACaattcataatttataatataaaccaTATAATATTATAAGGACATGTGGTTTTGTTATAAAGCATCTTTATTAGCTAAATGATAATTCTATATATCAAAATATGTTATTgtgatattttttctattatcttTTAgatcatatattattttaattaattttgagacTTCTGTCGAAACTTACAATTCAATTTGGTTCTCAAGACTCGATTCGAATTTCTATTTAATTACTATGAGGTGATGTCAAAAATGTGTCTCTAGGTATCAAGCTCCACAGTCTGTGGAACAACCAAAGGAACAGTATCAGCAGAAGCAACCCAAACAATCACGAGTTCCCTATAATGCTATTCGTGATGGTAAATTGTTCAACCAGATGTTAATACACAGTGATTAAACATGCTTTTAGCCTAACAGAATTATGCTTTTTAATTCTAAGATTCATATGGCCGAGGACGTGGTCTTAGTAGAGGTAGAGGGCGAAATTGGGGCAGAGGTGGATACAATTATGGAAATTATCAGGGGAATTATCAAGGAGACTATCAAGGTATACAAAATTAAGGGTATCAAGTTGCCCTAAAATTTTATGGTTGCAGATTGTATATATGCTTTGTTGAGTGTAACTCTTTATTTTACACTTCTGGCAGATAATGGTGGTTATTCAAACTGGGGTCGTGGTGGTGGGCGTGGCAGAAGTTGGGGTTATCGTGGTAAGTTTGCTACTTCAACTGCATATACATTTTTGTCCGAAGTTGGGGTCATGTatatatgctttttttttttaaaaaaaaaaaattgtcagaTTTTGGGTTTGACATTCTGTCTGTTTCATAACATGTTGAATACCTTTGATGTATATATGCAATGAAAAATGTGGACATGGCTCTGCTTGTATGTACTGTTGGAAGTGTATATATCATTCATGCATTTGCATAATTATATATGTGCTTCATATCCTGCTGATCCAGGTGGATCTCTTCTCGAATAAAAGCACTATCCAAGTCGTGTTGCACATGCAAGTGAAATGTGAAGTATTTTGCTAAATGAAGCTTATGACTTTTTGTAGGTCCTGGGTATGAAAGAGGCAGAGGTGGAGGGGGTAGAGGCTACAGCCGTGGGCGTGGCTGGATGGGCGGTCGTTCAaggggtggtggtggtggtagaaACCAGGGATAAGTAGGGAAATGAGTTTCTCTTTTTGCTTTAGCTAAATGCTTGCCTTGGCCAGTGGGCTAAATTTATCTTGAACTGATTTTTTTAGTAGCGTAAAATGTGGCTTATCATCATCGGTCGGTTGTGTTTATAATTTTCTCAATCATATGGATGTGGGCAAGGTTTTTATGTTCATTTTTTGCGTTTAGCCAATAGCAAGAGGGTTGCAATTttctgtaatttatttttacccTTGTGGTTGCAGTTACTATGTTCATATTTGGTTATCATATTTCTTTATTCCTTTAAAATGTTCTCTCTGCCCTGTTGATTTTGGCAACTCCTGTACATGCATTTAGAACAACCAGTGAGCGACCTTTGATAAATTCCTTGTCCTTGACAAACTAAAGCAACAACAATGGTAGCTAGAGCTGAAATTGGAGAATTATGAGGGTGTGGAATTGGTTTAAAATAATAGGGTCTATAAGGTGTTGAGACCGAGTATCCTTGACGACCCTCACGATTCTTAATTCTTATGAGAGCTCGAGGTTTCTATCATATGAATTTTTAGGGGTGGCAATTCGGGTGAGTACGAAGTTCGTAGGTTGTATTCAATTCGACACTATCAATGAATTGTATAAAATTtagtatgaaaaattttattgaattgatATGGTATGATTTAacatgataaatttattaactcgTTTTGACACGCTTAATATATTTAACATGATATAATgctatttgatatattttaatatttttatataatatattatataaatttacatatttatttttaacatttataatttaattagtaatatattaaaatataaaatttaattatttaatattaaaaggtgagtttaatatttaataaattaatattttaacaaaaattttacaaaacaatataatattatatcaatatatatattgaataaattttaataaataaaatataaataatttcagtaattttttaaattttatttactgaaattatatataatttacttctcatttaatatttaatatcttataaaaagtaatttagggatattttaaagaataaaatttaaaaattgacaaAACTTATATAGTATAGTTATATATGTTTCCATTAGAGATTTAATCATTTTCTTAAAAGTGacataatattaaaaaagattctatattttaaattttattataattacattcaatattatttttttaattatattttaattttttaaaattattttaaatataaactacCGTAATTTGTACCATTAGAAAGTAATAGACTTATCACGTATGCCTGCCATGTCATCAtattatattagtaaattttagactaaaattaatcataatttaaaattttaagatgaaattattaattttttgatagaatatagtttaattttaaaaaaatgcagAGCAAAATTGGAAGAAAACTAAATGGGTAAGTTTTTCTGgccatatatattatattattaaattttaacttaattCATATCTATCAATTCTTTGAACCCCACTATGATTACTAGCATAATTtagaaaaagtatttttttttatggcattatatttaagagttaaaaaataatttagaaaaaatattttaaaaatatttagaatttttgttattattttaatatttttaaaattatatcaatattaaaaattattttaaattgatattcaatattttataattaatttatttaataagcttattttcttaaaaagtaGTAAGCATATTAAAAAGTTCAATAAAAGTCgataaagaattattttatttaatcgaAATAAAATCATcataaattgttattttaaaattattaataaaaattttaaaataataataatataaaaagtaactttaaatataattaataataaaaataataactcgacaattttaataataatattgataat
This genomic interval from Manihot esculenta cultivar AM560-2 chromosome 12, M.esculenta_v8, whole genome shotgun sequence contains the following:
- the LOC110627408 gene encoding ribonuclease P protein subunit p25-like protein, which codes for MDRYTRVEKPKPESPINENEIRITSGGPVRNYISYATSLLQEKHVREIVLKAMGQAISKTVSISEGIKRRNPRLHQDTAISSVSITDVWEPIEEGLLPVEQTRQVSMITITLSFRELNKNSPGYQAPQSVEQPKEQYQQKQPKQSRVPYNAIRDDSYGRGRGLSRGRGRNWGRGGYNYGNYQGNYQGDYQDNGGYSNWGRGGGRGRSWGYRGPGYERGRGGGGRGYSRGRGWMGGRSRGGGGGRNQG